The segment CAAGGATGTTCGGAATGATCCGGTGACGATTACGATTCAAGACACGCCATTCGAGGAGGCATTCAACCTCATTCTCAACAGCAACAATCTCTTTTCCCGTGTGTTGTCGACCGGGTTAATGATCATCAGTCCGAATACAAGACAGAAACAGGAACAGTATCAGGACCTGATGATCCGGACCTTTTATCTCTCCAATGTGAAGGCCAAGGACATGGCGGTTCTGCTCAAGGGCATGCTGGACAGCAAACGCATGCAAGTGAACGAATCGCTCAACACGATCGTTATCCGGGATCAACCGGAGAAAATCGAGTTGGCCGAGAAAATCATCCTCGCCAACGATCGACAAGATTCTGAAGTGTTGTTCGAAGTGGAAGTGCTGGAGGTGAATCGCACTGTCAATCAGACCTATGGGCTGAGCTATCCCAAACAGATTGCTGCGGCCCTTGTCCCACCAGGATTTACCGGAGTCATTAGCGGCGATGTCGGACAGCAATTGACGTATCAGCAGCTCACGAGTCTCGATCCATCCAGTTATCTCTTCAAGCTGCCAACGAACGTACAGCTCGATTTCTTCAAGCAGATAGTAAATTCAAAAACGCTAGCCTCGCCTAAAATTCGCGTGGTTAATAACAAGAAGGCGGAGATCAACATCGGTGACAAGCAGCCGATTCTGCTTTCTACCACCAACGTGTTACCCGGTCAGGCTGCAACGGGGGCGGTTCCGACAACCTCAACAGTTACGTCGATCGAGTTTCGTGATACGGGTGTCAAGTTGACTGTCGAGCCCACGATCCGATTGGTCAATGATCTCGCGTTAAAGATGAAGATCGAGGTCGTTACGCTTGGAGATCAAGTTGTACTGCAAGCAAATCCGCCCATCACACAGTTCAAATTTGGGAATCGATCAGCAGAGACGATGTTGAACATTAAGGATGGAGAAACGATCGTATTGGGCGGGTTGATCCAGGAGCAAGATCAGCGGACCAAAACAACAATTCCGTGGATCGGAGATCTTCCGGTCATTGGAGATTGGATCAGTTCCTTTCAGACTCAGCGCGTCACGACCGAGGTCATCCTGACCATCACCCCGCACATTATTCATACGATGACGCAACCCAATTGGGGCACGCAAGTATTCTGGTCCGGGACAGAGTCAGCATATGCGACGACACCGTTGTTTCCTGGAGCGCCGCAGGGAACAGGCGGTAACCCACTTAGCAAGGTTGCGTTTGGAACCAATTCCAGTTCGCTTAAAAAGATTGCTGTGGGGGTGAAGGCAGCAGGCCAGACGGCAGCAGATTCCGGAGAGGCGGCACGGCTTGTCCTGAAACTGCAAGAATCTTCCGTCCAAGTGGGGAAAGCAGTTCGTGTAGACCTATTCACGGAGCGGATCCAAGGCCTCAAAGAGGGGACATTTACCATCTCGTACGATCCGCAAATCCTCGAATTGCAATCCACGGTTGAGGGTGAGTTGCCTAAACGGGGTGATGCAGGAGGGGTGCTGTCCGCCGTCTCGAACTCGGCGACGGGACAAGTTGAACTAAAACTGGAGCGCCCGACCAAACCAGTTGCGGTAGATGGCAGATTAATCGCCATGCAGTTTATCGCCAAAGCGCCAGGTGTCGCGACACTTCACGCCGAGATGACGGAAGGCCAGGGTCAGGTGGTCGCAGCGGCGCCAAAATCTGCGACAGAAGTGGTGAGGGTTCGGTGAGGCAGTCGGGTGTCACTCTCCTGGAGCTGGTGGTGACGCTTGCCATTGTGCTCATCCTCGCATCGGTGGCTATGCCCTTGAGTCGCGTGTCGGCAAAGAGGGCTCATGAAATTGAGTTCCGGCAGCATTTGCGAACGATGCGAGCCGCGATTGATACCTTCAAGCTGGAATGGAATCGTGACGGAGATACGTTATTAGGCCCTGTATGCATCAAGAACAAGCTGACCTGCAAGGATATCACG is part of the Nitrospiraceae bacterium genome and harbors:
- a CDS encoding secretin N-terminal domain-containing protein, which produces MRDERLESFFQYSSASRLVLGAFVFIAGCAYFGSSDVKRGDEFLAAGNWEEASLAYKQALKDDPFNPTLQSKYAMSRERAAAAVEEKGRAYLKDRQLDLAIQQFKQALANEPTNLQYQAALAESLRLKEARDHYKNAERLAQIGRAEDAMEEYAKAAELDPSYQEPLESISKLTEAQQALGRDDQRKQPVTLRFRNAGLKEVLEGIGKARGVNLVFDKDVRNDPVTITIQDTPFEEAFNLILNSNNLFSRVLSTGLMIISPNTRQKQEQYQDLMIRTFYLSNVKAKDMAVLLKGMLDSKRMQVNESLNTIVIRDQPEKIELAEKIILANDRQDSEVLFEVEVLEVNRTVNQTYGLSYPKQIAAALVPPGFTGVISGDVGQQLTYQQLTSLDPSSYLFKLPTNVQLDFFKQIVNSKTLASPKIRVVNNKKAEINIGDKQPILLSTTNVLPGQAATGAVPTTSTVTSIEFRDTGVKLTVEPTIRLVNDLALKMKIEVVTLGDQVVLQANPPITQFKFGNRSAETMLNIKDGETIVLGGLIQEQDQRTKTTIPWIGDLPVIGDWISSFQTQRVTTEVILTITPHIIHTMTQPNWGTQVFWSGTESAYATTPLFPGAPQGTGGNPLSKVAFGTNSSSLKKIAVGVKAAGQTAADSGEAARLVLKLQESSVQVGKAVRVDLFTERIQGLKEGTFTISYDPQILELQSTVEGELPKRGDAGGVLSAVSNSATGQVELKLERPTKPVAVDGRLIAMQFIAKAPGVATLHAEMTEGQGQVVAAAPKSATEVVRVR